A portion of the Mesobacillus jeotgali genome contains these proteins:
- the pgmB gene encoding beta-phosphoglucomutase, translating into MTRPLKAFIFDLDGVITDTAEYHFLAWKALAEDLGITFTRDDNEELKGVSRMDSLEKILELGGRTEDFTAEEKDALADKKNDHYLTLIRNITPNDLLPAIKELITDIKAKGLKLGLASASKNAFTVMESLGMKSEFDIIVDAKTVVNGKPHPEVFLRAAEMLGVEPEACIGVEDAAAGVQAIKAAGMFAVAVGPKESFENADIIYASTAELSFDKIVEVYNG; encoded by the coding sequence ATGACTAGACCACTAAAAGCATTCATTTTTGACCTTGATGGGGTCATTACGGATACTGCGGAATACCACTTTTTAGCGTGGAAGGCGCTGGCTGAGGATTTGGGCATTACTTTTACCCGCGATGATAACGAGGAGTTAAAAGGAGTGTCCCGGATGGATTCTCTCGAGAAAATTCTTGAGCTTGGCGGCCGCACTGAGGATTTTACAGCTGAGGAAAAAGACGCTTTGGCTGATAAGAAAAATGATCATTACTTGACATTAATCAGGAATATCACACCAAATGATCTTTTGCCTGCGATCAAGGAATTAATCACCGATATTAAGGCCAAGGGTCTAAAGCTGGGCCTGGCATCCGCAAGCAAGAATGCATTTACTGTGATGGAATCTCTAGGGATGAAATCTGAATTTGATATCATTGTTGATGCAAAGACTGTCGTGAACGGCAAGCCGCATCCTGAGGTTTTCCTTAGAGCTGCTGAAATGCTTGGCGTTGAACCGGAGGCGTGCATCGGTGTCGAGGATGCAGCGGCAGGTGTTCAGGCAATTAAAGCTGCAGGCATGTTCGCTGTTGCTGTCGGCCCGAAGGAAAGCTTTGAGAATGCTGATATCATCTATGCAAGCACTGCTGAGCTTTCATTTGATAAAATTGTTGAAGTATATAATGGTTAA